A genomic region of Tigriopus californicus strain San Diego chromosome 1, Tcal_SD_v2.1, whole genome shotgun sequence contains the following coding sequences:
- the LOC131877426 gene encoding uncharacterized protein LOC131877426, with amino-acid sequence MRKRSHASLASPATQSKKPKRKTKPSSPSQPEDISSPTPVPMPVPVLQPEAMELAPSEAAPELEPTPTGPTCGPDEVLSALRSAHSATIRSGLRVLAAAIDDDYRAVATFWHSGGRSADLLSLLSVGVAKIPATELSLLFQAVESVALFLASEKPSDGSAGALSLTRTLMQDHYPHILLLLSPSNTGTQTKAALKMLAALVSCSVAAAREVMLKIDFEHKHFDALLKRRQKKGPVESSVDRGLDVRTAYIHFMLAFLMVGPAGSPGVVKDFLTKKTNLAQIFYGLVHDSSQTVSLILSTLKSRIIQNASISKTLKMKLFSAHHMKPILALIQWQGPFHSHESEGDQTEDLDHIRTLTIEFLTELFTSSKTGIVFQDPTCGTSGQNQNLLLFHVLQSLNEPWEKPMYARLVILALKACPDQLRPYLTTLEKLWSPRADSPIWIQIVDLIYSIFQALNFSDIWRQSSLQPVEILNVFFPDRLAKEVILPALIMEDRVVQMKALELSALILDQFKRHLRTKLSQDFTCHQKLVSRAPKLDRLKELLQHELDHSEHDPKYLSILVDLLTTMASFGSIWKDIEALNLDQILLDIKAKPNSGSIVVAFLKLRYKLRRRVVFPPSKSVLEMLLKLFFAGEVNQIQVYKFLMGELAHGNYANHLELLIWLHHFPADCLDEMIPILAEALIKFPSSVSGAIYRSKLMELPQMRLWLRQSARVLSITDFGNSDTFISEVPEKLKTSEAPQLTEYTSDSPGDVVIKMLIKMHKTERWMKPEAIADFVSAFKEIKCKKIQKLCSHVISESTYVTQAFDVSEESEILRLTREIVELQSSEKFRAKCYENFWGTLYVAMKDHEENEISYDVGKELIDLMPARYCYEASAAEAMSMSFKGNFSKTDPGLVALVWNCFGTRYYTRDRLEEEKTYMISAGPQAIMDALKTKAYQSEVLQGATKLLKDNPFLSDALATQAGTEIIKMFEANAESCRSLVEVMVQSCENFNDQVQTLLKEKPEFVQSDLTHNLSLIQLILDGSHPVQDDFTALIAKTLKLTFKGLLEESLSTDIQDQVLDIFKYIMEDDEAHSVLQSVWNDANDEMFTAIPTLKAWFVVGKNLKEPQILVKRVLAVLTTELRQAFKKSTTKNALGELKSMLDLLLVACEVDGTIEEAKQVDGNLGQNLIKILLKYGLKSSTSGFVQAKCLQILSKVVCKALVDDPEAIAILHSMVTGHSNFIGIVLNDKDPHSDAKFWLFKMLFLLEDLHPGLVTSKDVPLLLASYQGTLSKADQAIFRLIHHLEFKEVINLAEFKPVLWGGPARSRYLGRSDQKSVTNLIQRPKMSEILAHIDSAKMINSAIHFNTDLPFQPGDVVLDECSMQSYDPRFFLQLVCQICAPGEFMDRHLKIVECGALALVFAAMSSKDVLFRQVSYVALSRLHHQLQLSKLKAEKQIWIHLINLVRNGIRQSKSTNMTTLRVPSITATFLVKVSIVLHSPMDPMYGSLTKFLLAKPALNLFNIPEFHRLFHSDATLLPNDRPWILSVIRDGLKNDLDYNVAEKDYLVKILLCYYSSDWPQDSMARSKPLIRKILLRMMEIQESAFDLVKNRQIIPWITCEISKTKENSPEEAKELLSIAVQARNTIDKSMNEDVKSTSIWWKLFLIEVESMRDQLTTTLDLKRRA; translated from the exons ATGCGCAAACGGAGCCATGCAAGTCTGGCTTCACCCGCCACTCAATCCAAGAAGCCCAAGCGTAAGACCAAACCCAGTTCGCCTTCCCAGCCTGAGGACATCTCCTCACCCACCCCCGTCCCAATGCCCGTCCCCGTTCTTCAACCCGAGGCTATGGAACTGGCGCCCTCCGAGGCTGCCCCTGAACTGGAGCCCACGCCCACCGGCCCAACCTGTGGGCCGGATGAGGTTCTGTCCGCCCTGCGCTCAGCCCATTCAGCCACTATTCGGTCCGGATTGCGGGTGCTGGCTGCGGCCATTGATGATGATTATCGGGCCGTGGCCACATTCTGGCACAGCGGGGGGCGATCCGCCGATTTGCTATCCCTCCTGTCGGTAGGCGTGGCCAAGATCCCGGCCACCGAATTGAGCTTGCTCTTTCAGGCGGTGGAGAGTGTGGCCCTGTTTCTGGCCTCGGAAAAGCCGTCCGACGGTTCAGCCGGGGCTTTGAGTCTGACCCGCACTTTGATGCAAGATCATTACCCGCATATCTTGTTGCTGTTATCCCCGTCCAATACGGGCACGCAAACCAAGGCCGCATTGAAGATGTTGGCCGCTTTGGTGTCGTGTTCAGTGGCGGCCGCCCGTGAAGTTATGCTCAAAATCGATTTTGAGCACAAGCATTTTGACGCTTTACTCAAGCGACGGCAAAAGAAAGGCCCGGTGGAGTCCTCGGTGGATCGGGGGTTGGATGTGCGAACCGCTTATATTCATTTTATGTTGGCCTTCCTGATGGTGGGTCCGGCGGGCAGTCCGGGCGTGGTTAAGGATTTCCTGACCAAGAAAACCAATCTGGCCCAGATATTCTACGGTCTCGTGCACGATTCCAGTCAGACCGTCAGCTTGATCCTATCCACCTTGAAGTCACGGATTATCCAAAATGCCTCAATCAGTAAGACACTAAAGATGAAGCTCTTCTCAGCCCATCATATGAAGCCCATTTTGGCCCTGATCCAATGGCAAGGCCCTTTCCATAGCCATGAATCGGAAGGGGATCAGACCGAGGATTTGGATCATATCCGCACTCTAACTATCGAGTTTCTCACCGAATTGTTCACCTCGTCCAAAACGGGGATCGTGTTCCAAGATCCAACTTGCGGAACGTCGGGTCAGAATCAGAACCTGTTGTTATTTCACGTACTCCAGTCTCTCAACGAACCTTGGGAGAAGCCCATGTACGCTCGATTGGTAATCTTGGCCTTAAAGGCTTGCCCGGACCAGTTGCGGCCTTATTTGACAACGCTGGAGAAACTCTGGAGCCCGAGAGCCGATTCGCCCATCTGGATTCAGATCGTGGATTTGATCTATTCCATCTTTCAAGCCCTGAATTTCTCGGACATTTGGCGGCAATCGTCGTTGCAGCCGGTTGAAATTTTGAACGTGTTCTTTCCGGATCGATTGGCCAAAGAAGTGATCTTACCTGCTTTGATTATGGAGGATCGGGTGGTTCAAATGAAGGCGCTAGAGTTAAGTGCGttaattttggaccaattcaaGCGGCATCTCCGGACAAAGTTGAGTCAAGACTTCACTTGCCATCAAAAGCTTGTTTCTCGGGCCCCCAAATTGGATCGACTCAAAGAGTTGTTGCAGCATGAGTTGGATCACTCTGAGCACGACCCGAAGTACTTGAGCATCCTGGTCGACCTTTTGACCACAATGGCTAGTTTTGGGTCGATTTGGAAGGACATTGAAGCCTTGAACTTAGATCAGATTCTACTCGACATCAAGGCCAAACCCAATTCGGGTTCCATCGTTGTGGCTTTTTTAAAACTGCGATACAAATTGAGGCGCAGGGTGGTCTTTCCCCCCTCAAAATCTGTGCTTGAAATGCTTCTGAAACTGTTCTTTGCTGGCGAGGTCAACCAAATCCAAGTGTATAAATTCCTCATGGGCGAACTTGCCCATGGCAATTATGCCAATCACTTGGAGCTCCTCATCTGGCTTCACCATTTTCCTGCCGATTGTCTCGACGAAATGATCCCTATATTAGCCGAGGCCTTAATCAAATTCCCTTCGTCAGTGTCGGGTGCCATTTACCGATCCAAACTGATGGAATTACCTCAAATGCGTCTTTGGTTGCGTCAATCCGCCCGAGTATTGTCAATTACCGATTTTGGCAACTCTGATACGTTTATTAGTGAAGTGCCCGAAAAACTGAAGACATCCGAAGCTCCTCAATTGACAGAGTATACATCAGATTCTCCTGGTGATGTGGTGATCAAAATGTTGATCAAGATGCACAAAACAGAAAGATGGATGAAACCAGAGGCAATCGCCGATTTTGTGTCCgctttcaaagaaatcaaatgtaAGAAGATACAGAAATTGTGCAGTCACGTAATTTCTGAGTCGACGTATGTGACCCAAGCTTTTGATGTGAGCGAGGAGTCTGAGATCCTTCGTTTGACTCGAGAAATTGTCGAGCTTCAGAGCAGTGAGAAATTCAGGGCAAAGTGCTACGAAAATTTCTGGGGTACATTGTATGTTGCCATGAAAGACCACGAAGAGAATGAGATTTCATATGATGTGGGAAAGGAACTCATTGATTTGATGCCGGCCAGGTATTGCTATGAAGCCTCCGCGGCAGAAGCCATGTCAATGTCTTTTAAGGGCAATTTCTCCAAAACCGATCCGGGATTAGTCGCATTAGTTTGGAATTGCTTTGGCACTCGATATTACACGCGAGATAGattggaggaagaaaaaaccTACATGATCAGCGCTGGACCCCAGGCAATAATGGACGCTTTAAAGACGAAGGCTTACCAATCAGAGGTACTACAAGGAGCCACCAAGTTATTGAAAGATAACCCATTTCTTTCTGACGCATTGGCTACACAAGCAGGAACGGAAATCATCAAGATGTTCGAAGCCAATGCGGAATCTTGTCGATCTTTAGTGGAAGTGATGGTTCAGTCTTGTGAAAACTTTAATGACCAGGTACAAACACtcttaaaagaaaaacctgAATTCGTTCAATCAGATTTGACGCACAATCTCTCACTGATACAACTGATTCTTGACGGTTCGCACCCTGTACAAGATGACTTCACTGCCTTGATTGCCAAGACTCTCAAGCTCACATTCAAGGGATTGCTAGAG GAATCGTTGAGCACAgacattcaagatcaagtccTTGACATATTTAAATACATCATGGAAGATGACGAGGCCCACAGTGTACTTCAATCGGTGTGGAACGATGCCAACGACGAAATGTTCACTGCCATCCCAACTCTAAAAGCCTGGTTCGTCGTTGGGAAGAACTTGAAAGAGCCTCAGATTCTGGTAAAACGCGTTCTTGCAGTTCTGACAACAGAGCTTCGTCAAGCTTTCAAGAAATCTACAACGAAAAATGCTTTGGGAGAACTAAAATCCATGCTGGACCTACTCTTGGTAGCTTGTGAGGTCGACGGCACCATCGAAGAGGCCAAACAAGTGGACGGTAATTTGGGACAgaacttgatcaaaattcttCTTAAATATGGTTTAAAAAGCTCCACAAGCGGCTTCGTTCAAGCCAAATGTCTCCAAATTCTCTCGAAAGTCGTCTGCAAGGCTCTTGTCGATGACCCTGAAGCTATCGCAATCCTGCACTCCATGGTTACTGGACATTCCAACTTCATCGGAATAGTATTGAACGACAAAGATCCTCATTCGGACGCAAAGTTTTGGTTATTTAAGATGCTGTTCCTCTTGGAAGATCTTCATCCGGGATTGGTGACCTCGAAAGACGTACCCCTTCTTTTGGCGTCCTATCAAGGCACTCTATCCAAAGCAGACCAAGCTATCTTCCGATTGATACATCACTTGGAGTTCAAAGAAGTCATCAACTTGGCCGAGTTTAAGCCCGTTCTCTGGGGTGGACCCGCTCGAAGTCGATATCTCGGTCGGTCCGATCAAAAAAGTGTGACCAATCTCATCCAGAGGCCGAAGATGTCGGAAATTTTAGCCCACATCGACTCGGCCAAAATGATTAATTCTGCCATTCATTTCAACACGGACTTACCGTTTCAACCAGGGGATGTGGTTCTTGATGAGTGTTCCATGCAAAGCTATGACCCcagattttttcttcaattggtgTGCCAAATCTGTGCTCCGGGTGAATTCATGGACCGGCACCTAAAGATTGTGGAATGTGGGGCTTTGGCCTTGGTGTTTGCGGCCATGTCTTCCAAAGACGTGCTCTTTCGCCAAGTGAGCTACGTAGCCTTGTCCAGGCTTCACCATCAACTTCAATTGTCCAAACTGAAGGCCGAAAAACAGATCTGGATCCATCTCATCAATTTGGTGCGCAATGGAATTCGTCAAAGCAAGAGCACGAACATGACCACCCTCCGTGTGCCATCAATAACCGCAACTTTTTTGGTGAAGGTTTCGATTGTTCTTCATAGCCCCATGGATCCTATGTATGGCTCCCTCACCAAGTTCCTCTTGGCCAAACCAGCTCTCAATCTTTTCAATATCCCGGAGTTCCACCGTTTGTTCCACAGTGATGCCACTCTATTACCAAATGATCGGCCTTGGATTTTATCCGTGATTCGAGATGGCCTGAAGAACGATCTGGATTACAATGTGGCTGAAAAGGACTATTTGGTCAAGATCCTTTTGTGCTATTATAGTTCTGATTGGCCTCAAGATTCGATGGCTCGGAGTAAGCCTTTGATTCGCAAGATCCTTCTGCGAATGATGGAGATACAAGAATCTGCCTTTGACTTGGTGAAAAATCGACAAATTATCCCCTGGATCACGTGTGAGATCtcgaaaacaaaagaaaatagtCCAGAAGAGGCAAAAGAACTCTTGTCCATCGCCGTTCAAGCACGGAATACTATCGACAAATCAATGAATGAGGATGTGAAATCCACGTCGATCTGGTGGAAATTGTTTCTCATCGAGGTGGAGAGTATGCGTGATCAGTTAACCACAACCCTAGATCTAAAACGGCGGGCTTAA